TTGTTGAACAGCCGGCTCAGCCAGGCCCCTGCGCTCAGCAGCAGCAGAAAGCCCGCCGACAGCAGCCCGGTATAAAGCGCCGTCGTCAGTCCGGCACCCAGCGTGAAGCCGCGCACCACGTCTGAGCCATAAATCAGTGCCAGCCCAATGGCCGCGTAGCCCGCCACCGAAACCCCTTTGAGCTTTTCATTAGCCCGTCCCCGCGTGCCGAGGCAGCTCAACAGCAGGAATACCACGGCCAGCGTCTTGCTCACCCAGCTGGCCTTAAACAAGAAAGTATTCTTGGTAAAGCTCTCCAGAATATGCCCGACTACGGCCGGCGTCCAGCCCATGCCTTTGAAGTAGCCGAAGCAGTAATAGTAGATGTTGATGCCCATCAGCACAATGGCAAACAGCCGCATAAACTCCATGATTTTTCGCAGTCCTTTCTCGTCTTCCATCGCTTGAAACGCTTGGTGAATCAAGCAACTTACCCCCGCCGGCAACGCCCGGCGCAGATTATTTGACGAGCGGTCCAAAGTCAGCGGTGAGGTGCACGCCGCGCACACGAATGAACCGCCCTACCCGTCCGGCCACTACCGGGCGGGCCCCTTCCGGCGGGGGCGCTTCGCCGGCTCGGGCCGACTTGGCTTCGGCAGTACGGCTGGCTGGTCCGCGCCGGGCGCACGCGCAATTTCCGGTCCTATTACCACCTGCAACCCGGGCGCGGCCAGGGCTTCGCGCAGCTGCGCCCCTTTGTAGCCCACCTCCTGCCCCCGGACCGCTACGCCGTCCAATTCAAAGCTCACGCCCCGCAGTACGCCGCCCTTGTCGTGGGTATAGCGAACCCCAATCAGTTCTTTTTGCAATTGCAAAGCCAGCCACTCCTCCCCTCCCCTATCGGCCTGCGCGAGTAACAACTGTAACGCCCGACTCACCTGCTCTCGTGCTGCCTCTTTCGTGGGGTCCAGCGCCCGCAGGCTGCGCCGCCGCTCAGGAATGGGGTCCATACCCAGCTCCTGACTTATCTGCCGCGTGATGGCCGGCTGCCGGTAAAAGTTATTATCCGTCCGCAGCGCTGGCCCCCCGTCAATTGGCACCCGGTTCAAGTAGATGTGAACGTGCGCGTGCTTTTTATCCCGGTGTTCATAAACGACCACCTGGTGTCGGTCAACGGGCGCGCCAATCAGCTCGCAATAGCGCTGGGCAGCCGCTACTTTTTGCCCCTGGCTCACCACCTCCCCCGCCTTCCACGAAAGCACGGTATGCCACACCGGCTTCTGAATCTTTTTGCTTTGCGCCGCCACGGCCCGCATGTCCAGCGCCATCTCCCTGGGAGTGCCCGGAATCAGATTAGCCACGACCAAAAGTGGAGCCTCCCCCGGCTCCTTGCCCCGGCCCTGGCGCTGCCCCGCGCCATAAGTTAATGCCCCCTCAAAGTCATTACCAATGGTGGTCTTTGCAATCATATCAGGTACCCTCGGATGATAGCCAGCGCCTGTACCAGTTGAGCCTCGTGAGAGCTGAATGATTTACCAGCCTGCGCCAGCCGAGCTATCTGATTGAGGTTGGTTCCGATGCCTACCAGCTGTCGCCGCAACTCCGG
Above is a genomic segment from Hymenobacter aerilatus containing:
- a CDS encoding relaxase/mobilization nuclease domain-containing protein, which encodes MIAKTTIGNDFEGALTYGAGQRQGRGKEPGEAPLLVVANLIPGTPREMALDMRAVAAQSKKIQKPVWHTVLSWKAGEVVSQGQKVAAAQRYCELIGAPVDRHQVVVYEHRDKKHAHVHIYLNRVPIDGGPALRTDNNFYRQPAITRQISQELGMDPIPERRRSLRALDPTKEAAREQVSRALQLLLAQADRGGEEWLALQLQKELIGVRYTHDKGGVLRGVSFELDGVAVRGQEVGYKGAQLREALAAPGLQVVIGPEIARAPGADQPAVLPKPSRPEPAKRPRRKGPAR